From uncultured Desulfobacter sp.:
ACAAGTCGATCACCAAGTTTTGTATCAGAATACTCAAAAAGCTGGGCTATACGATTTTATCGGCATCCACCCCGGGGGAAGCCTTACAAACAGCTCAAAAACATAAAGAGAAGATTGATCTTCTCTTGACGGACGTTATTATGCCGGAAATGAACGGGCGTGAGCTTGCCGAGATGCTTCAGGGTATCATTCCGAATTTAAGAATATTGTACATGTCGGGTTACCCGGCTGACGTGATTGGAAACAAGGGGGTGCTGGAGGAGGGGGTTCTGCTGATCCAAAAACCGTTATCCAGCCAGACAATGGCAGTTAAAATCAGGGAGGCATTAAGATAAAGATGACATTGCCGGCTGGAAGTTCGATAAATCAAAGCTCAGGAAAATATTATGACGCATCGCCCAACATATGAAGAACTGGCGAATAAGGTCCAAAGACTGGAATATCGTCTTCGGAACCAGACCCGGCTGCCGGACAAAACGGATCTGGAAGAAGAACAAATGAAAACAATTCTGATGAAAGCCCCGTTCGGGGTGGCGGTCATCGGAACGGATCGACGGATCAGGTGGGTAAATGAAGCGGCCAGCCAGATGGCAGGCCTTAAGAGCATGGATGCGATGATCGGAAAATTTTGTACAACCTTCCTTTGTCCGGCGGAAAATGATGAATGTCCGGTATTGGATCACGGCAATCGCCTCAATAAGTCTGTGCGCCTTCTTCGCCGGCAGGATGGAACGAAAATTTCCATCCTGAAAACGGTTATTGAAGTCGTGCTTGGAGGCGAGCCCGTTTTGCTGGAAACCTTTATTGATATTTCGGAACAGTTAAAGGGCCAATCCGATATAGAGGATCTCCTGACCCAGCTGGAAACTATTTTTGAAAGCAGCCTTGTCGGGATCATGGTTCTGGAGAATCGAATCATGAAAAAAGTCAACCGTTGCATGGCCGAGATGCTCGGATACCGGCGCGAAGAATTGATTGGTAACAATCCTGATTTTATCCATCTTTCTCTTGAACATTCCCATGAATTTGGGAAAAAATATTACTGGCGGTTGGCTCAAAAAGAAATCGTGAACGTTGAATACCCTCTGCGCCATAAAGAGGGTAGAACCGTTTGGTGCCAGTTCAACGGTAAGGCCATGTTTCCCCCGGACCTGGAAAAAGGAGCGGTATGGGTGATTGCAGATATTACCCAAAGAAAAAAGTTTGAAGAAAATCTTCTCAAGGAAAAAATCAAAGCCGAAGCCGCCAACCAGGCTAAAAACGAATTTTTAGCCAACATCAGCCATGAAATCCGAACCCCCATGAACGGCATCATCGGGATGACAGAGCTGGTGTTAAATACCGAACTTACCCATGAGCAGCGTCAGCACCTTGAAATGGTAAAGACTTCATCCAACAACCTTTTGGGACTGATCAACAGGATTCTGGATTATTCCAAGATTAGAGCCGGAAAAATGGAATTGGAACCCATTGAATTTGATTTAAGAGACCTTTTGGAAGGGGTCACTGATACCCTTGCCGTGGGAGCAGAGAAAAAGGGGCTGGAACTGCTCTGCCACCTGTTAAAAGATGTCCCTGAAAAACTGGTTGGAGATCCTGGCCGTCTCAGACAGGTGCTTCTGAACATTGCCGGCAATTCCATTAAATTCACCGAATCAGGCGACGTCGTGATTCGTGTTGAAAAACAGGATGCGTCAGAAAAAGAGGTGATTTTAAATTTTAAGGTCATGGATACCGGTATCGGCATCCCCGAAAAGAAGAGCACCTTGATCTTTGACAGCTTTGTCCAGGCAGATGGTTCAACCACCCGGAAATACGGTGGAACAGGACTGGGGCTGACCATCGCAGATCAACTGGTCAGAATGATGGGCGGCAGAATCCAGGTGCAAAGCCCAAATCCCTTTCGCAACCGGCAAGTCCCCCCTGACGACA
This genomic window contains:
- a CDS encoding response regulator; the encoded protein is MTHRPTYEELANKVQRLEYRLRNQTRLPDKTDLEEEQMKTILMKAPFGVAVIGTDRRIRWVNEAASQMAGLKSMDAMIGKFCTTFLCPAENDECPVLDHGNRLNKSVRLLRRQDGTKISILKTVIEVVLGGEPVLLETFIDISEQLKGQSDIEDLLTQLETIFESSLVGIMVLENRIMKKVNRCMAEMLGYRREELIGNNPDFIHLSLEHSHEFGKKYYWRLAQKEIVNVEYPLRHKEGRTVWCQFNGKAMFPPDLEKGAVWVIADITQRKKFEENLLKEKIKAEAANQAKNEFLANISHEIRTPMNGIIGMTELVLNTELTHEQRQHLEMVKTSSNNLLGLINRILDYSKIRAGKMELEPIEFDLRDLLEGVTDTLAVGAEKKGLELLCHLLKDVPEKLVGDPGRLRQVLLNIAGNSIKFTESGDVVIRVEKQDASEKEVILNFKVMDTGIGIPEKKSTLIFDSFVQADGSTTRKYGGTGLGLTIADQLVRMMGGRIQVQSPNPFRNRQVPPDDNKPGDQIFYEGGPGSLFEFSAGFGLGAGIPAEPLVIPEQFRGLPVLIVDDNLASRRLLEEMIKNLGCKPSTAANATRGLVLFDAFLASGAPFRLVLTDTQMTGMTETALVREIRSRMPEKSVGIFTMPAIGKQIASNDMEQAGINGQVPKPVKRKSLYDSIMGFLGFELEPESRHEPRKSVSRSPDQQPLNVLVAEDNWINQTLAISLLKKMGHRVTLATNGKEAVDLFEQDRFDLVLMDLQMPVMDGFEATRIIRQRMGKTSPSIGSGSVESIPVIAMTAHTMKGDRERCIRAGMTEYISKPIEPGKLTRVIARLSPKSEPGDRRSSVSGEGPKDSGGDSTGILELKKALELVSGDQSVFREISGYFVENAPKYLVPVKEALASGDADALERTAHALKGSLSNFCAKPAVDAAFMLEQAGRNKELDAAQNHLPVLEKCIDQLVSKLAQINCRIDHGKGLG